A genomic window from Candidatus Saccharibacteria bacterium includes:
- the trmD gene encoding tRNA (guanosine(37)-N1)-methyltransferase TrmD has translation MKKFQVITLFPEFVESFFTTSMMWKAHKENLVEFSTVNLRDFGLGPRKTVDDTPYGGGDGMLLMIEPLVAALEFAKGQDPTAKVLLMTPTDNFWDQQHAGSYAASDDSYIIICGRYEGFDARIDHFIDEKISVGRYVLTGGEIPAMIVIDSVVRLMPGVLGGETSAEIESYSEETELEFPQYTRPETFRDMQVPEVLLSGNHAAIQKWRNDNSVKL, from the coding sequence ATGAAAAAGTTCCAAGTCATCACCCTATTTCCTGAATTTGTCGAGTCATTTTTCACCACCTCGATGATGTGGAAGGCGCACAAAGAAAACCTGGTTGAATTTTCGACTGTCAACCTGCGCGATTTTGGTTTAGGTCCACGTAAAACCGTCGACGATACACCATATGGTGGTGGTGATGGTATGCTACTGATGATTGAGCCGCTCGTTGCAGCACTAGAATTTGCGAAGGGACAAGATCCGACCGCCAAGGTTCTACTGATGACACCGACTGACAATTTCTGGGATCAGCAACACGCCGGTAGTTACGCGGCGTCGGACGATAGCTACATTATCATCTGCGGTCGTTACGAGGGCTTTGACGCTCGGATCGATCATTTCATTGATGAGAAAATTTCGGTTGGTCGCTATGTGCTGACTGGTGGTGAAATTCCGGCGATGATCGTAATTGATTCGGTGGTACGGTTGATGCCGGGGGTGCTCGGCGGTGAGACTTCGGCAGAAATCGAGAGCTATAGCGAAGAGACAGAGCTAGAGTTCCCGCAATATACCCGCCCTGAAACGTTTCGGGATATGCAGGTCCCGGAGGTCTTGTTATCCGGTAATCACGCGGCGATTCAAAAATGGCGCAATGATAATTCGGTGAAACTCTAA
- a CDS encoding rhodanese-like domain-containing protein produces the protein MTKPIIIDTREPFEYMDGHVDGAINIPPAEFMSGQVPSQLRDVPRDQEIIVYCRSGSRSNVVMQILQQQGFTDLKNGINKQQVEKYLG, from the coding sequence ATGACAAAACCCATAATTATAGACACTCGCGAGCCGTTTGAATATATGGATGGGCACGTTGATGGAGCAATAAACATTCCACCGGCCGAGTTTATGAGCGGACAGGTGCCGTCGCAGCTGAGAGACGTGCCTAGGGATCAGGAAATCATTGTTTATTGTCGTAGTGGTAGTAGGTCTAACGTTGTTATGCAGATATTACAACAGCAGGGCTTTACTGATCTCAAAAACGGTATCAACAAACAGCAAGTCGAGAAATATCTAGGATAA
- a CDS encoding restriction endonuclease, with the protein MNIWTKKSIELATQRNYLDLLYRVYPMSVNLRRELPNSTLNSIRTAFDNRDGNTLLKILLKQEVFPIKDSYVAYLKRDSSSIDRNPSTVQRLVGMLYEMGFDDIIDRTTVPKETNRQIGPLFKNWIKAGSLGVSVFTSVTDFINTPENAVFDGSDAAMETFARNQLGYAHPKGLDFIAKFNGKYVIAEAKFLSDFGGHQNAQFNDAISTMQSNSAITNKEVIKIAILDGVLYIKGNNKMHKAITTDFSDNEVIISAVLLRDYLFSL; encoded by the coding sequence ATGAATATATGGACTAAAAAGAGTATTGAACTTGCAACCCAACGCAATTATCTTGATTTGCTTTATCGTGTTTATCCGATGTCCGTAAATCTCCGGCGAGAACTTCCCAATTCGACACTAAATAGCATAAGAACAGCATTCGATAACAGGGATGGCAATACTCTACTAAAAATCTTACTAAAACAAGAAGTATTCCCGATTAAAGATTCTTATGTTGCCTACCTAAAAAGAGACAGTTCATCTATTGACCGAAACCCAAGTACAGTGCAGAGACTTGTGGGTATGTTATATGAAATGGGCTTTGATGATATCATTGACCGCACAACAGTTCCAAAAGAAACAAATCGCCAGATTGGACCATTGTTTAAGAACTGGATCAAGGCTGGAAGTCTTGGTGTTTCAGTCTTTACTAGCGTAACAGATTTTATAAATACACCCGAAAATGCAGTTTTTGACGGTTCTGACGCTGCAATGGAAACTTTTGCTCGTAACCAACTAGGCTATGCACACCCAAAAGGCTTGGACTTTATTGCCAAATTCAACGGCAAGTATGTAATCGCAGAAGCAAAGTTTCTATCAGACTTTGGTGGTCATCAAAACGCCCAATTCAATGACGCAATATCAACAATGCAGTCAAATTCAGCGATAACAAATAAAGAAGTGATAAAAATTGCTATTTTGGACGGTGTTTTGTATATCAAAGGCAACAACAAAATGCACAAAGCAATTACTACTGATTTTAGCGATAACGAAGTGATTATATCGGCAGTTTTATTAAGAGATTATTTGTTCTCATTGTAG
- a CDS encoding site-specific DNA-methyltransferase, translating into MNLDYAGKKSEKEILANAKSLKRSVKNTDNSLLLKGDNFTALSSLLPNYTGKIDLIYIDPPFNTNQTFTVEDERVSTISRKKNAIVAYSDQMTPSEYIEFMRERLILLRELLSDNGSIYLHIDTKMGHYVKIIMDEVFGIDNFKNDITRIKSNPKNFMRKAYGNQKDVIYFYAKNKDKNIFNNVTIKLDENDKAKMFKKVDENGRRYNTVPVHAPGETNGKTGSEWRGMFPPSGRHWRTDPRELDKLDNLGLIEWSKNGVPRIKKFADEHKGKKMQDIWNYIDPAYPLYPTEKNLKMLEMIIEQSSHDDSIILDCFAGSGSTLLAAQNLGRRWIGIDQSDVSHKVIKKRFDKIAHEYLEL; encoded by the coding sequence ATGAATCTTGATTATGCGGGTAAAAAATCAGAAAAAGAGATATTAGCAAATGCTAAATCTCTTAAAAGATCTGTTAAAAATACTGATAATTCATTACTGCTTAAAGGTGATAATTTCACAGCCCTGTCATCATTATTACCTAACTATACTGGCAAAATTGACTTAATTTATATTGACCCGCCTTTCAATACGAATCAAACATTTACCGTTGAGGACGAACGAGTAAGTACAATTAGTCGTAAGAAAAATGCAATTGTTGCGTACTCCGATCAAATGACACCGTCTGAGTACATCGAGTTTATGCGTGAACGCCTAATACTCTTGCGAGAATTACTTTCAGATAATGGCTCTATATACCTGCATATAGATACAAAGATGGGTCATTACGTCAAGATTATAATGGATGAGGTTTTTGGTATAGATAATTTTAAGAATGATATTACTAGAATTAAATCAAACCCTAAAAACTTTATGCGTAAAGCATACGGCAACCAGAAAGACGTAATATATTTTTACGCAAAGAATAAAGATAAAAACATCTTTAATAATGTAACTATTAAGCTTGATGAAAATGACAAAGCTAAGATGTTTAAGAAGGTTGATGAAAATGGGCGCAGATATAATACAGTTCCAGTACACGCACCGGGCGAAACTAACGGTAAAACTGGTAGTGAATGGCGCGGTATGTTTCCGCCAAGTGGCAGACACTGGCGAACAGACCCAAGAGAATTAGACAAACTAGACAACCTCGGTTTGATTGAGTGGTCAAAGAACGGCGTACCTCGAATCAAGAAGTTTGCAGACGAACATAAGGGTAAAAAGATGCAGGATATTTGGAATTATATTGATCCAGCATACCCACTTTATCCAACCGAGAAAAATCTAAAAATGCTTGAAATGATAATTGAGCAATCATCACATGACGACTCTATTATTCTTGACTGTTTCGCTGGTAGCGGTTCAACGCTTTTGGCGGCACAAAATCTTGGTCGTAGATGGATTGGAATTGACCAATCAGATGTATCGCACAAAGTTATAAAGAAACGGTTTGACAAAATTGCTCACGAATACCTTGAGCTATAA
- a CDS encoding DUF3644 domain-containing protein, translating to MSKRLPRGVKELLDKSIDSATQAISTYNDPRSSFRTGNFTVLMIIAWTAITHAYLERKKVNYFYKEKNGRYKKIDGDKKAWELSKSVTEIFDETDPIRKNIELFVKLRNKIEHRNLPALDKELVGESQALVLNFEDWLVKEFGEQYALIDTLFCTNTTFKVVKEGSARQQR from the coding sequence ATGAGCAAACGACTTCCGAGAGGCGTTAAAGAATTATTAGACAAGTCTATTGATTCTGCCACACAAGCGATATCGACATATAATGACCCTAGAAGCTCATTTAGAACTGGTAACTTTACGGTTTTGATGATTATTGCTTGGACTGCCATAACACACGCCTATCTTGAGCGTAAAAAAGTGAACTATTTTTATAAAGAAAAGAATGGCAGATACAAGAAGATTGACGGCGATAAAAAGGCGTGGGAATTATCAAAATCTGTAACAGAAATTTTTGATGAAACTGACCCTATTCGTAAAAATATTGAACTTTTCGTGAAACTACGCAATAAGATTGAACATCGCAATCTACCAGCTCTTGATAAAGAGCTGGTAGGCGAAAGCCAAGCGTTAGTCTTAAACTTCGAGGACTGGCTAGTTAAGGAATTCGGCGAACAATATGCTCTGATTGATACTCTTTTTTGTACCAATACAACTTTCAAGGTCGTTAAAGAGGGTTCTGCCCGTCAGCAAAGATGA